The stretch of DNA CCCAGTGGTATGACTCCGAATACTGGGAAAGCATCCATGCCCAGGCACCGGAAATCGACAAGCTGATCGATGAATTCAACGATGCGACAGGATTATTGAAAAATTTAAAGTAAGACGAGCATTTGATCATAATCTGAAAGTTGGAGGAAGGCATGAATTTTCGCCTGGATTACCGGAATGTTCTCCCCTTTGTCAGCGAGCGGGAAATTTTATCCTTGAAAGACAAAATTCTTAAGGCCGACAAGCAATTATCGACCGGAAAAGGAGCAGGCGCTGAATTCACGGGCTGGCTCCACCTGCCGTCCAAGATCGGAAAAAAGGAACTCGCAGAGATTAAAAAACTGGCCTCTGAAATCAGGAAAAATGCTGAGACGCTGGCAGTAGTTGGCATTGGAGGATCATACCTGGGTGCAAGAGCTGCGATTTCAGCCCTCTCCAAAGACAGCAAGTTGGGAATAGTCTATTCCGGCAAAAACATCAGCGGACAGGAGATGGAGCATCAGCTCGCCTGCCTTGAAAAACGCGATTTCTATCTTAATGTCATTTCTAAATCAGGTACTACCACAGAGCCGGCGATCGCTTTCAGGATGCTGAAAAAACTGGCGCAGAAGAAATACGGGAAAAAATACGGGCAGCATATCATTGCCACCACAGATGCCCAAAAAGGAGCCCTGCGCAAGCTGAGCGATCAGGAAGGCTTCCGCACCTTCGTAATCCCCGACAATATCGGCGGGAGATTTTCGGTGCTGACCCCGGTAGGTTTGATTCCCATTGCCTGTGCTGGAATAGATATCGAAGCGCTCGTGGCAGGGGCTAAAGCTGCGGAAGAATTCTGCGCCAAAAAAGGGCTGAAAGACAACCCGGCGTTTCTGTATGCCGCGATCCGATTCCTGCTTTATAAGAAAGGCAAGAAAGTTGAGATGATGTCCAGCTTTGATCCCAGGCTGCGTTACCTGACTGAATGGTGGAAGCAGTTGTTCGGCGAATCCGAGGGAAAGGGCTGCAGGGGAATTTTCCCGGCTTCCTGCACATTCACCACTGACCTGCATTCACTCGGGCAATACATTCAGGATGGGGAGAGACAGCTGTTCGAGACTTTCCTGGTGGTGGAAAAAACTTCCAAACTCAAGGTCCAGTCCGAAAAAGGCGACCTCGATGGGCTGAACTATCTTGCAGGCAGAACTATTGATGAGATCAATCTCAAGGCATACGAAGGAACCAGGCAGGCACATACCGACGGGAAGGTCCCGAACCTGAGCCTGATCATGCCTGAACTGAACCCCAAAACACTGGGAGAACTGCTTTATTTCTTTGAGATTAGCGTGGCGATCAGCGGTTACCTGCTGGGGGTAAACCCCTTTGACCAGCCTGGCGTGGAAGCTTACAAGAAGAACATGTTCAGGCTGCTCGGGAAAGGATGACTGGTTGCCGGAAAACCATAAGCTCCTGACGCTGGT from Candidatus Wallbacteria bacterium encodes:
- a CDS encoding glucose-6-phosphate isomerase; translation: MNFRLDYRNVLPFVSEREILSLKDKILKADKQLSTGKGAGAEFTGWLHLPSKIGKKELAEIKKLASEIRKNAETLAVVGIGGSYLGARAAISALSKDSKLGIVYSGKNISGQEMEHQLACLEKRDFYLNVISKSGTTTEPAIAFRMLKKLAQKKYGKKYGQHIIATTDAQKGALRKLSDQEGFRTFVIPDNIGGRFSVLTPVGLIPIACAGIDIEALVAGAKAAEEFCAKKGLKDNPAFLYAAIRFLLYKKGKKVEMMSSFDPRLRYLTEWWKQLFGESEGKGCRGIFPASCTFTTDLHSLGQYIQDGERQLFETFLVVEKTSKLKVQSEKGDLDGLNYLAGRTIDEINLKAYEGTRQAHTDGKVPNLSLIMPELNPKTLGELLYFFEISVAISGYLLGVNPFDQPGVEAYKKNMFRLLGKG